One part of the Falco peregrinus isolate bFalPer1 chromosome 14, bFalPer1.pri, whole genome shotgun sequence genome encodes these proteins:
- the LOC129785705 gene encoding T-cell activation Rho GTPase-activating protein-like — protein MSCVHYKFSSRLNSDVVTFHGPHISLRDLRRQIMGRERLKATHCDLQVTNAQTMEEYTDDNALIPRHSSVTVRRVPVRGVKATGKTDLGTPEGRTGARVTHLTSIKLLERELSCRHAFGQPLAALCGEDNTLPRPIQELLAVLRQQGPATEGIFRRAAGGTELRQLREALDRGKDIDVGSQPALLLAVILKDFLRSIPTKLLVVDLYEDWMAAMERASKQARVEELKAVADKLPAANLLLLKRLMALLQHIGHNAATSRMSCSNLAICVGPNL, from the exons ATGTCGTGTGTCCACTACaagttctcctccaggctgaactccgATGTGGTCACCTTTCACGGCCCCCACATCTCCCTGCGCGACCTCAGGCGCCAGATCATGGGCCGCGAGAGGCTGAAGGCGACCCACTGCGACCTGCAGGTCACCAACGCCCAGACCATGGAAG aatacacagatgacAATGCCCTGATTCCAAGGCACTCATCGGTAACTGTTAGGAGAGTCCCTGTTAGAGGAGTTAAAGCTACCGGCAAGACAGACCTTGG gacaccagaaggacGCACGGGAGCCCGCGTCACCCATCTGacatccatcaagctcctggagaGGGAGCTGAGCTGCCGCCACgcc tttgggcagcccctggcagccctctgtggggaggacaacacgctgccccggcccatccag gagctgctggctgtcctgcgccAGCAAGGACCAGCAACGGAGGGGATATTCCGCAGAGCTGCCGGTGGGACAGAACTTCGGCAGCTGCGCGAGGCCCTGGACCGCGGCAAGGACATCGACGTAGGAAgccagcctgcgctgctgctggccgtcatcttgaag gacttcctgcgaagcatccccaccaagctcctcgtcgtcgacctctacgaggactggatggcagccatggagagggccagcaagcaggccagggtggaggagctgaaagc ggtggctGACAAGTTGCCTGCggccaacctcctcctcctgaagcggctgatggccctgctgcagcacatcggccacaacgcagccaccagcagaatgagctgcagcaacctggccatctgcgtcgggcccaacctg